A section of the Streptomyces sp. CG1 genome encodes:
- a CDS encoding Mu transposase C-terminal domain-containing protein, giving the protein MSRLKKAEPEVQQLTTRHVRLMAESLEVTERTVWRWLAAAERDESAAAEPGARAQSKDRFSVTPEVRRLLALWKGNVAAVHRELTARAAKGEGEPPPSIPTLHRAIRRDLTPGERAGLAGGQRAARKHDVFLARPRGWRNQVWETDHVQAAVLVDVDGKARRPWITWFTDCATNAITGVAVTPGDPSRESVLAALRSAVLREDPYGPFGGLPEKVRVDRGKDFLSRTVTAAFDLLDVTVEDLPAYTPHLKGTVEGLNRAVEGMFLAALPGYARQPRPGKRASGPKGEVLLGFEDFTARLLAWTLWWNTEHQPAPLRGRTPLEAWQDDPTPLRDVPATDLWTFALEDAGTRTLTTRGIRFRKRDYVGPWMTGQAGIQVRVRFMPHHDHRIEVYHATTGRYLGPADLADQATEEQVSAVRRARAARSRRLKKDLEVSQRERYAAVDRPEAPRRLGALTTAQAEAELAQATGADLSDLALRDLIPPAAPPAGWRTPASLAALTTPGLPAPVPSGRDSAYAQSGPDGRTAQPTTDEDGEAL; this is encoded by the coding sequence GTGTCCCGGCTGAAGAAGGCGGAGCCTGAGGTCCAGCAACTGACGACCCGGCATGTACGGCTGATGGCGGAGTCGTTGGAAGTGACCGAGCGCACTGTGTGGCGGTGGCTTGCCGCTGCCGAGCGTGACGAGTCCGCGGCCGCGGAGCCCGGGGCGCGGGCCCAGAGCAAAGACCGCTTCTCCGTCACCCCGGAGGTGCGCCGCCTGCTGGCCTTGTGGAAGGGCAACGTCGCGGCGGTCCATCGTGAGCTGACCGCTCGCGCGGCCAAGGGTGAGGGGGAGCCGCCTCCGTCGATTCCGACGCTGCACCGGGCGATCCGTCGTGATCTGACGCCGGGGGAGCGGGCGGGGCTTGCGGGTGGGCAGCGGGCGGCGCGCAAGCACGATGTGTTCCTGGCCAGGCCGCGGGGCTGGCGCAACCAGGTGTGGGAGACCGATCACGTCCAGGCGGCGGTGCTGGTCGACGTCGACGGCAAGGCCCGCAGGCCGTGGATCACGTGGTTCACCGACTGCGCGACGAACGCGATCACCGGCGTTGCGGTCACGCCGGGAGATCCGTCGCGGGAGTCGGTGCTGGCCGCGCTGCGCTCCGCGGTCTTGCGTGAGGATCCCTACGGCCCGTTCGGGGGCCTGCCCGAGAAGGTACGGGTGGACCGCGGCAAGGACTTCCTGTCCAGGACGGTGACGGCTGCTTTCGATCTCCTGGACGTGACGGTGGAGGACCTGCCCGCCTACACCCCTCACCTCAAGGGCACGGTGGAGGGCCTCAACCGGGCGGTGGAGGGCATGTTCCTGGCCGCGCTGCCCGGCTATGCCCGCCAGCCGCGCCCCGGTAAACGGGCTTCTGGTCCGAAGGGCGAAGTGCTGCTCGGCTTCGAGGACTTCACCGCCCGGCTGCTGGCCTGGACGCTCTGGTGGAACACCGAACATCAGCCGGCGCCCTTGCGGGGCAGGACCCCGCTTGAGGCGTGGCAGGACGATCCCACCCCGCTGCGGGACGTGCCGGCCACGGATCTGTGGACGTTCGCCCTGGAGGACGCCGGTACTCGCACGCTGACCACCCGCGGCATCCGTTTCAGGAAACGCGATTACGTGGGGCCGTGGATGACCGGGCAGGCGGGGATCCAGGTCCGCGTCCGTTTCATGCCCCATCACGACCACCGGATCGAGGTATACCACGCCACCACCGGCCGCTACCTGGGTCCTGCGGATCTGGCCGACCAGGCCACCGAGGAACAGGTCAGCGCTGTACGGCGGGCGCGGGCCGCTCGCTCCCGCCGTCTGAAGAAGGACCTGGAGGTTTCCCAGCGAGAGCGCTACGCCGCCGTGGACCGGCCTGAGGCGCCCCGGCGGCTCGGCGCGCTGACCACCGCGCAGGCCGAGGCCGAACTCGCCCAGGCCACCGGCGCCGACCTGTCGGATCTGGCGCTGCGGGACCTCATCCCGCCCGCCGCGCCTCCGGCCGGGTGGCGCACCCCTGCTTCCCTGGCGGCGCTGACCACACCAGGTCTGCCCGCCCCCGTGCCATCCGGCCGTGATTCCGCTTACGCCCAGTCCGGCCCGGACGGGCGGACCGCACAGCCCACCACCGACGAAGACGGAGAAGCCTTGTGA
- a CDS encoding AAA family ATPase has protein sequence MSAASYQYVDLPDASVVTTRALLTARENISDTVAARAMMCIHGGAGFGKTLAVNMCLGELEPAEDVRKITFRARPTARAVRYELFTALDLPGAPPRHPSEFDRLLKTALSERPRTFLVDEAQWLNGEAFEYFRYLWDEPSTRLAVIFVGGEGCHTVLRREPMLSSRIFIWQHFTRLTPGEVSETIPLFHPVWADADPDDIAFADRHAAHGNFRDWARLTAHVRLALARTGRPRVDREVLRWAFGRLGGSA, from the coding sequence GTGAGCGCGGCCTCCTACCAGTACGTCGATCTGCCGGACGCGTCCGTGGTCACCACCCGCGCCCTGCTGACCGCGCGGGAGAACATCTCCGACACGGTCGCGGCCCGCGCGATGATGTGTATCCACGGCGGGGCCGGATTCGGCAAGACCCTGGCCGTCAACATGTGCCTGGGCGAGCTCGAACCTGCCGAGGACGTCCGCAAGATCACCTTCCGGGCCCGTCCCACGGCCCGCGCGGTGCGCTACGAGTTGTTCACCGCGCTCGACCTGCCCGGGGCCCCGCCGCGCCACCCCAGTGAGTTCGACCGCCTGCTGAAGACGGCCCTGTCCGAACGCCCCCGCACCTTCCTCGTCGACGAGGCCCAGTGGCTCAACGGGGAGGCGTTCGAGTACTTCCGCTACCTGTGGGACGAACCCTCCACCCGGCTCGCGGTCATCTTCGTCGGCGGCGAGGGCTGCCACACCGTGCTGCGCCGCGAGCCGATGCTGTCGTCGCGGATCTTCATCTGGCAGCACTTCACCCGACTCACCCCCGGCGAGGTCAGCGAGACGATCCCACTGTTCCACCCGGTGTGGGCCGACGCCGACCCCGATGACATCGCTTTCGCCGACCGGCATGCCGCGCACGGCAACTTCCGTGACTGGGCCCGCCTCACGGCCCATGTCCGTCTGGCGCTTGCCCGCACGGGTCGGCCGCGGGTGGACCGGGAGGTGCTGCGGTGGGCGTTCGGCCGGTTGGGCGGCTCCGCCTGA
- a CDS encoding helix-turn-helix domain-containing protein — protein sequence MSDQPPQLFTAIDSLLAAVDDGTVLPVPAERVRLREAAGLTEAAVAQALGVRVPSITAWEAGRAEPRGERLEAYRRLLEGLAHRYPATTPPPAPKTLSVPPAPAEEAPAAQAAATAEPAAPAPQRPSAPPASSRRPARPKAAAPVVDSRFPNGPLTVLDGDGTAYCLGGVLLECPATTMVQLVEWVLKESGIGQARLHRHGKDSDPLIVLTASAAARFGLPERLQDRRGLRLAQDHPVIKQLAKSKWKLTQRGFGPWPRIYRPAQGGQRQCVQLAILPWDALDSRAWGDAAELHPADLARILGVFATRVLTPRGSTAVTGLELMTALRPPTRPVKDEATSAWVSGPNPGALTKPVDPAPPEAPAEHPVAQGWKGGFLDEEAYQWVRDVQLLTDEECLLPYAVGIDINTAFLAAAARLTVGLSGPVHVTAPAFDKTIPGTWLADLSHIELDPRLPNPFTPTGLRPHEPGWYTTATLAYAEELGCEVRPLEAYLRQETGAYLDPWHDRLKDAYLTTTADMGIPVDKDTAPAAYLDAMALHKTYAAAADTRLDGLRAALAELSAGRADLSDEDLAALVRRHRQGAMVLSAIKSTVKGGIGKLRERPQGRHYRDGERWPALERPTWRPDIRAAVIAKARVNMHRKMAKLAALTGQYPLAVLSDCVVYAGPGPSPLDFLPLGSEGTPVYGTFRVGANPGFCKVEGVQEMAWAVDLMEQGYNPARHIKGGDAVADEGE from the coding sequence ATGAGTGACCAGCCACCGCAGTTGTTCACCGCGATCGACTCGCTGCTCGCCGCTGTCGACGACGGCACCGTGCTGCCCGTTCCGGCCGAGCGGGTACGACTGCGCGAGGCAGCCGGCCTCACCGAGGCGGCAGTCGCCCAGGCGCTCGGCGTGCGCGTGCCGAGCATCACCGCCTGGGAAGCCGGCCGCGCCGAACCCAGGGGCGAGCGCCTGGAGGCCTACCGCCGCCTCCTCGAAGGCCTCGCCCACCGTTACCCCGCCACCACCCCGCCGCCCGCCCCGAAAACACTCTCCGTCCCACCCGCGCCCGCAGAAGAAGCCCCCGCCGCACAAGCCGCTGCCACGGCGGAACCCGCCGCGCCCGCCCCGCAGCGTCCGTCTGCGCCCCCGGCGTCCTCCCGCCGTCCGGCCAGGCCGAAGGCGGCTGCGCCCGTAGTTGACTCCCGGTTCCCGAACGGCCCTCTCACGGTCCTGGATGGGGACGGTACGGCGTACTGCCTGGGCGGGGTGCTGCTGGAGTGCCCGGCGACCACGATGGTGCAGTTGGTGGAGTGGGTGCTGAAGGAGTCCGGGATCGGGCAGGCGCGGCTGCACCGGCACGGCAAGGACTCCGACCCCCTGATCGTCCTGACCGCCTCGGCCGCCGCCCGGTTCGGATTGCCGGAGCGGCTTCAGGACCGCCGCGGCCTGCGCCTGGCGCAGGATCACCCGGTCATCAAGCAGCTGGCGAAGTCGAAGTGGAAGTTGACGCAGCGCGGGTTCGGCCCGTGGCCGCGGATCTACCGCCCGGCGCAGGGCGGGCAGCGGCAGTGTGTGCAGCTGGCGATCCTGCCGTGGGACGCCCTGGACAGCCGCGCCTGGGGCGACGCTGCCGAGCTGCACCCCGCCGATCTGGCCCGTATCCTTGGTGTGTTCGCGACTCGGGTGCTCACCCCGCGCGGCTCCACGGCGGTGACCGGCCTGGAGCTGATGACCGCACTGCGGCCGCCGACCCGGCCGGTCAAGGACGAGGCGACCAGCGCGTGGGTGTCCGGTCCGAACCCGGGCGCGCTGACGAAGCCGGTGGATCCGGCGCCGCCGGAGGCCCCGGCCGAGCATCCGGTTGCGCAGGGCTGGAAGGGCGGCTTCCTGGATGAGGAGGCCTACCAGTGGGTGCGCGATGTGCAGCTGCTGACCGATGAGGAGTGCCTGCTGCCCTACGCAGTGGGCATCGACATCAACACCGCCTTCCTCGCCGCCGCCGCTCGCCTCACCGTCGGACTGTCCGGGCCGGTCCACGTCACGGCGCCGGCGTTCGACAAGACGATCCCCGGTACCTGGCTGGCCGACCTGTCCCACATCGAGCTGGACCCGCGCCTGCCCAACCCCTTCACGCCCACCGGCCTGCGCCCCCACGAGCCCGGCTGGTACACCACCGCGACCCTGGCGTACGCAGAGGAACTGGGCTGCGAGGTCCGGCCGCTCGAGGCGTACCTGCGTCAGGAAACGGGTGCGTACTTGGATCCGTGGCACGACCGGCTCAAGGACGCCTACCTGACCACCACCGCGGACATGGGCATCCCCGTCGACAAGGACACTGCCCCGGCCGCGTACCTGGACGCGATGGCGCTGCACAAGACGTACGCGGCCGCCGCCGACACCCGCCTCGATGGCCTGCGTGCTGCGCTCGCTGAACTGTCCGCGGGCCGCGCCGATCTCAGCGACGAGGACTTGGCCGCCCTGGTGCGTCGGCACCGGCAGGGCGCCATGGTGCTGTCGGCGATCAAGTCGACGGTCAAGGGCGGCATCGGCAAGCTCCGCGAACGTCCCCAGGGCCGCCACTACCGTGACGGGGAGCGCTGGCCCGCCCTGGAGCGCCCCACCTGGCGGCCCGACATCCGCGCGGCGGTCATCGCCAAGGCGCGGGTGAACATGCACCGCAAGATGGCCAAGCTCGCTGCCCTGACCGGCCAATACCCGCTCGCCGTGCTGTCGGACTGCGTCGTCTACGCCGGCCCAGGTCCCTCCCCGCTGGACTTCCTGCCGTTGGGCAGCGAGGGCACGCCGGTGTACGGCACCTTCCGCGTCGGCGCGAACCCGGGCTTCTGCAAGGTCGAGGGTGTCCAGGAGATGGCGTGGGCGGTCGACCTGATGGAGCAGGGCTACAACCCCGCCCGGCACATCAAGGGCGGCGACGCCGTCGCGGACGAAGGGGAGTAG
- a CDS encoding XRE family transcriptional regulator, which translates to MVRRIRPGNADADDALVREAIERADQEVFTHEPPKTLKGRINFLLKQLKTTRAVAQELGITQRSVERYRTGARKQPPKAIADRIDAAVRARWQPRVRDRRRKQAATRTGITVEARARFGYTAPIGTTDDGRTRRITVHLPADYARRLFDAQRGIGDQTPNEVIAEGIQETYFKDHGRRANHVEVEFTDIDYIDISL; encoded by the coding sequence GTGGTGCGACGGATCCGTCCGGGCAACGCCGACGCCGACGACGCCCTGGTCCGGGAAGCGATCGAGCGGGCTGACCAGGAGGTCTTCACCCACGAACCGCCCAAGACGCTCAAAGGGCGTATCAACTTCCTGCTGAAGCAGCTGAAGACGACCAGAGCGGTCGCCCAGGAACTCGGCATCACCCAGCGCTCCGTGGAGCGCTACCGCACCGGCGCGCGCAAACAGCCCCCCAAGGCGATCGCCGACCGGATCGACGCGGCCGTACGCGCCCGCTGGCAACCCCGCGTCCGCGACCGACGCCGCAAGCAGGCCGCAACCCGAACCGGAATCACCGTGGAGGCCCGCGCCCGGTTCGGCTACACCGCACCGATCGGCACGACCGACGACGGCCGCACACGGCGTATCACCGTCCACCTGCCGGCCGACTACGCCCGTCGCCTCTTCGACGCCCAACGCGGCATCGGCGACCAGACACCCAACGAAGTCATCGCCGAAGGAATCCAAGAAACGTATTTCAAAGACCACGGGCGTCGCGCCAACCATGTCGAAGTCGAATTCACAGATATCGACTACATCGATATTTCACTTTGA
- a CDS encoding IS110 family transposase → MFSERTSVGLDVHARSTTAWALDYETGEVFSERLVANTADVVAWVEALPQPAAVAYEAGPTGFVLARALDEIGIRCVVAAPSKMERPAGDRVKTDKRDAQRLAKLLHLDELPAVRVPAIEQEAARDLARARDDVRADLMRARHRLSKLLLRQGVIYTDGKAWTAVHHHWLTSHHFEQLGLRVAYDEALETVLALEARRTRLDAAITKLAGQPAWAPVVARLSCLRGVGTLTAFGLAVEIGDWHRFTGSTIGAFLGLVPCEDSSGSQRRQGGITKTGNTHARRLLVETAWHHRRPYRRPGVALRARLDQAPAPVRQRAEQGNRRLHQRWTNLDARRKRSTVSAVAVARELSGWCWSLAIMED, encoded by the coding sequence ATGTTTTCCGAGCGTACCTCGGTCGGCCTGGATGTCCATGCCCGCTCTACCACGGCCTGGGCACTGGACTACGAGACCGGCGAAGTGTTCAGCGAGCGCCTCGTTGCGAACACCGCCGATGTGGTGGCCTGGGTGGAGGCTCTGCCGCAGCCGGCCGCTGTTGCTTATGAGGCCGGGCCGACTGGCTTCGTGCTGGCCCGGGCCCTGGACGAGATCGGCATCCGGTGTGTGGTGGCGGCCCCGTCGAAGATGGAGCGGCCGGCCGGGGACCGGGTCAAGACCGACAAGCGCGATGCCCAGCGGCTGGCGAAGCTCCTGCACCTGGACGAACTGCCCGCGGTGCGGGTGCCCGCCATCGAGCAGGAGGCCGCCCGGGACCTGGCCCGGGCCCGCGACGATGTGCGGGCCGATCTGATGCGGGCCCGCCACCGCCTGTCCAAACTGCTGCTGCGCCAGGGCGTCATCTACACCGACGGCAAAGCCTGGACGGCGGTCCACCATCACTGGCTGACCAGCCACCACTTCGAACAGCTGGGACTGCGGGTGGCCTATGACGAGGCACTGGAGACGGTGCTGGCCCTCGAAGCACGCCGAACCCGGCTGGACGCGGCCATCACCAAGCTCGCCGGGCAGCCCGCCTGGGCACCCGTCGTGGCCCGCCTGTCCTGCCTGCGCGGGGTCGGCACGCTCACAGCCTTCGGCCTCGCCGTCGAGATCGGTGACTGGCACCGCTTCACCGGCTCGACCATCGGTGCCTTCCTGGGGCTCGTGCCCTGCGAGGACTCCTCCGGCAGCCAGCGCCGACAGGGCGGCATCACCAAGACCGGCAACACCCACGCCAGACGGCTGCTGGTGGAGACGGCCTGGCACCACCGCCGGCCCTACCGGCGCCCCGGTGTCGCCCTGCGCGCCCGGCTCGACCAGGCCCCCGCCCCGGTCCGGCAACGCGCCGAGCAGGGCAACCGTCGTCTCCACCAACGCTGGACCAACCTGGACGCGCGCCGCAAACGCTCCACCGTCAGCGCGGTGGCCGTCGCCCGGGAACTGTCCGGCTGGTGCTGGAGCCTGGCCATCATGGAGGACTGA